One window from the genome of Treponema sp. OMZ 838 encodes:
- a CDS encoding glycosyltransferase, whose translation MHNVLLSIVIPAFNAAKFLDATLTMLVEQNLEDCEVIIINDGSTDNTEFICKEFVSKYTGISYITQNNEGVSVARNRGMGLAKGQYIYFLDSDDILTEGTLSFFKHIILQHPTTKMFSFGYIMKRGDVLVKKYISNEFDDVLLTPVILQESFFSKKLSCNICSCIYDRFFLESHAISFTKGVKIGEDVEFIIKTINKTDSFYYSKRICFIYQLRDNSAMQGYKIYTPDRMKSFEIIRNAVLSTSIADNKLTPLLNFFIANLYVSNLVAYLFSSGDKNSEIETFFLLNKKYIYYPVQGRILNLIAIYLVRCVPLKLLFKVFKYS comes from the coding sequence ATGCATAATGTTTTATTGTCAATTGTGATACCTGCATTTAATGCTGCAAAGTTTCTTGACGCAACTTTGACTATGCTAGTTGAACAGAATCTTGAGGACTGTGAAGTTATTATTATAAATGATGGCTCTACTGATAATACTGAATTTATTTGTAAAGAATTTGTGAGCAAATATACAGGAATCTCATATATTACTCAAAATAACGAAGGCGTTTCTGTTGCCAGAAATAGGGGGATGGGATTAGCTAAAGGTCAATATATCTATTTTCTAGATTCTGATGATATCCTTACAGAAGGAACCCTTTCTTTTTTTAAACATATTATTTTACAACATCCGACTACAAAAATGTTCTCATTTGGGTATATAATGAAAAGAGGAGATGTTCTTGTTAAAAAATATATTTCTAATGAGTTTGATGATGTTCTGCTTACACCTGTGATATTACAGGAAAGTTTTTTTTCGAAAAAACTTTCCTGTAATATATGCAGTTGTATATATGACAGGTTTTTTTTGGAAAGCCATGCGATCTCATTTACTAAAGGTGTCAAAATCGGTGAGGATGTGGAATTTATTATAAAAACTATAAATAAGACAGATTCATTTTATTATTCGAAAAGAATCTGTTTTATATATCAATTACGCGATAATTCTGCTATGCAGGGATATAAAATATATACGCCGGATCGTATGAAATCTTTTGAAATTATTCGGAATGCTGTTCTTTCTACTAGTATTGCTGATAATAAGCTTACCCCTCTGTTAAATTTTTTTATTGCAAATCTGTATGTTTCTAATCTTGTTGCATATTTGTTTAGTTCCGGAGATAAAAATAGTGAGATTGAAACATTTTTTCTTTTAAATAAAAAATATATATATTATCCTGTGCAAGGGAGAATTTTAAATTTAATTGCTATTTATCTTGTGCGGTGTGTTCCATTAAAACTTTTGTTTAAAGTTTTTAAATATTCTTAG
- a CDS encoding glycosyltransferase: MIGLLVMFLSVLMSVYYKEKTQYLDECMKSLSMQTRPAEEIVCVKDGSLTPELDAILEKWKERLPLKIIGYEQNKGLAYALNFGLQHCAGELIARMDSDDIACTDRFYRQMIFMGKNPNVVLSSGYVKEFYDDPNENGRIKKYLPVIQI; this comes from the coding sequence TTGATAGGATTATTAGTTATGTTCTTATCTGTTTTAATGTCCGTTTATTATAAAGAAAAAACGCAGTATCTTGATGAATGTATGAAAAGTTTATCTATGCAGACTCGTCCAGCAGAAGAGATTGTATGTGTGAAAGACGGGAGTCTTACGCCTGAGTTGGATGCCATTTTAGAAAAATGGAAAGAAAGATTGCCACTTAAAATTATCGGATATGAGCAAAATAAAGGACTTGCATATGCTTTAAACTTTGGACTGCAACACTGTGCCGGTGAGTTGATTGCTAGAATGGACTCAGATGATATAGCTTGCACTGATAGGTTTTATCGACAGATGATTTTCATGGGAAAAAATCCGAATGTTGTGCTGTCTTCAGGGTATGTTAAAGAATTTTATGATGATCCTAATGAGAATGGCCGCATTAAAAAGTACCTACCGGTTATACAAATATAA